DNA from Onychomys torridus chromosome 1, mOncTor1.1, whole genome shotgun sequence:
ttgagccaaaacaaatcctcTTTGAGTAGAGTCCTGTCGGGGAGCCTGTTACCATGACAAGAAAAGCTACCTTTCTTCTAGGCTTATTCTTAAAGCTACAGAGGTAGAATCTCCTTGATATAAATGACTGAAATCAGAGAGAAGTTTCAGAAACAGGTTCAATTAGTGTGGGACAAAGAACGCTGCATCTCTGAAcagacaccaccacacccagcaaaagCTACACCCTGCTCTGTACAATCTTACGAAGACATGGGAAAAGATATGACAACTTTGGGGAGGTTTTCTATTTGAAAAATGGCCTTAATCAATATTGTACTTTAAGGGACAGACACGCCCTCTGAAAATAGGAAATGTATTCTAGAAATAAAGCAGCCTGCCCAGAGGGTCTGAGCAACCACAGGGTCTTATGTGACCAGTTAAAATGGGAAGATGATACATCAGTGAAGTTcagatggagaaaaacaaaacaaaacaaaacccaattgtcctaaatatgtttttaagtaaggcttttgttttgtttttcttcttttttattccttccttccttccttcctccctctctctctctctctctctctctctctctctctctctctctctctcctttttttttttaacattatttagGCTCTTGCTAAATAATAACATAGTATAAACTTTAGGGTGAACATTATGTAAAAAAATACAGATATGCTCAATTTCAAGATTACGGTTCATTGATGAAGCTTATGAATCCTGCGTGACAAGGTGGCTTCATGAAAGTCCAAGTTCCAACAGGTGTCTACTATCCATGACTCACGTGACCTTCCtgacagaaataaaaactttatgaGGAGAGTCTTCACATGGCCATTAACTACCCATCTTCTGGAAGGCTCATAAATGCAAAGAATCCTAGATAGGAGCACAGTCCACAGACAATTTGAGAGGTAAAGAGAGGTCAGACTCAGGCTTTCCCTACCACAAAGCCCTATAGTGGAAATAAAGCCAATCTAATGGATCATGGCCAGTATTTATTAGAGGTTAGAGGGAACATTCCAGAAAATAACAGTATACATTGTGGAAGTGCTGTTTCATGAAACCATTGTTTTGATTATAAgtattatttatatatctttGTAGATACTAGGGTTCATCATAGACTATTTCTTAAGGGCATTGAATGTCATAACAGACTGAAATCCTGTGTTTCCCCCAAAGTTATGTTGAAATCTAACCCCTAATTTGATATCATTAGATGTTGTGACCTTTGGGGTGAGGAAGTCAGGAGAGTActcagtgggctggagagatggctcagtggtatcCATGTAAAAACAGCTCTCATCATAAAGGGTGtaagagagagtttattctggaaccattttgagtgaccatggcccaggaacatagatttaggttaccccaaatttcATGTTCCATCATGGAAGTGGTCCCACagtgtttttatagttttataagacaaagaaaacaatagatcaaggcaagtttaaaatacattggtgggcaCACCATAGAGGTAGGTATATCAAGATGGGGAAGTTTTCTATGTCTCTAAAATGTTATCTGATGCCATTCTTAGCTCTTGGATTGGTGAAAGCCAATGTTCTGCTAAGTTAATACTTCtaagaggtttttatttattatcatgagGTATCTGTTCAGATACAGAGTGGGACAAGAAATCAAGGCTAAAACTAGCCCAAGATAAAGTAATTAGCCTCGGAACCTACAAAATTCCAATCTCTCGACAGTACTGAAATTCCAATTGGTCCATCACTCTCTGCAGACACAGACTCCTTCCAAGAGATTTTTGTTCATAGCCAGACACAGCTTCATTTCAGGAATTTTTGTTCACatatggctcttccagaggactcaagttccattcccagcacctacgccaggcagctcacaatggctCATGAGtctagctccagggggatctgatgttTCTAGTTCTGTGAGCACTGTacccatatgcacatacccacaacacacacacacacacacacacacacacacacacacacacacacacttaaaagtaaaaactaatcgtaaaaaagaaatcttcagaAGGCCCTCCACCTCTCTTCCTGCCATACTGCCATATGAGAATGTAATGTGAGGTCAGCTCTCTACAGCCTCAACTCAGGAACCAACCATGCCAGCATTCTGATACTGGACTTTCAGCGCCCCAAACCATCAGAAACAATTTTGTTGTGTATAAGCCATCTAGCAGGCGCTACTTTGTAATAGCAGACTGAACTGAGATAGGTGGTGCTATTTCTTCAttgtctcactaagttgtcccgGCTGTCTGTGAATTTattctgtagcctgggctgcctttggatttgtgatcctcctgcctcagcaaccCTATGCCCGGCAGGTCAGGGCATCCTATCAGTTCTCTAGGAGTCTATAATCCTTTGCCTTATTCCAGTTTGAAAACCACCTAGGCCATCCAGCATTTAGCATCTAAATGCTTTTCTCAATAGCTGCTTGCTTCTATGGATGCAGGCAATATTGACCTTTTCCTCTCTgattaaatgttatattttgtcATGTGACTATACAGGCAAGCTTTTTAAAGTCATGTTATAGAGTGTGGAACCCTCTGTGACTAGGAGCCACTCAACAATGATTGGTGTGCACAGGGAGTCATTAGTAACTGGCTGTATCCTTAAGACCGGGACTTTTGGAGAGGTCAGCCCTCCCATCCCAGATCACACACCTCTATCTTCTTTTCTCCAAATCACAAAAATGTCCAACTTTCCCATCCCTGCTTCCATTGCAATTTTAATTTACCTAACTCACACATATGGGGCCAAGGTTTCAAAAGGGTCTATAATAAAAAGCTTCCCTTCATCCCTGCTCCCAGAGAGCCAGTTTACCTTCCCAGGAACATCATCTTAGAAATATGACTTGTGGGCGGCCTTTCTTGGTGATAATTACTGCAGGGACCATTACAGAGAAGCTGATCATAATAGTTATGCCATCTAGCAGTAGAAAGTTGGAGGAAGTCCACGGGCAGCATTAACAATGTGCAGTGGCATGCAGGACATCTGTgcatttcctctctttcctggGATTTTGcaaaagtttgggttttttcccctctattttttttttaagagatgaaAGCAATGCTACTCATTTGATGTATTTATTCAACACTCCTATATGCCGGCACTCTGCTGCTAAGGACATCATGGTGTGCAGTCTACTGCTCTGATGCTAAGGGCTTCTTGGGGGTACTGCGTTCAATAATCACAGTACTGAACCCTTCCCAGGGCGCAGGCAGCCCTGTCTCAGGTGGGAAGGGGGTGACAGCCTCCTTCCAAAGCAGCCTTAGgaccacccccacacacagtcAGTCAGTGCCAGGCCCActccagtgattctcaaccttcctcatgctgtggccCTTCAATACAGCTTCTCATGTTGTGGCGACCCCCAActaaaaaattattttcgttgctgctccaagactgtaattttgctactgttatcaatcataatgtgcacatttgtgttttctgatgatcttaggctacccctgtgaaaaggtcagtCAATCCCGAGAGGGGctccacccacaggttgagaatcactggtagAGACAAAGCATCTACCTCTCCTTAAAGAGTAACTCAATTAAGGAGAACCCTTCCAGTTTGCTCAGGCAAGAAATCGTCTTGAAGGCCAGATCTTCTTCCTGTCCACGAAAGgctccagcttaaaaaaaaaaaaaagcaaattcaatTGTGAGGAGGAAGACAGAACTTCATGAAAATGCCACCGAGGGGTGGGAGGTGGTCTGCTGGGAAATAATCACCTTGGCAAGTGTTTCCCAGGTTTGGTCACCAAGATGCCCACAAACCATGGTGGCTGTGATAAAGGAGGCCACATTACATCGCCAGCTGGCAGCACTGTCCAAATGGTGCTGGATTGACAGACACGAGATAGCAGGAGTTCTGGAGTCACAGAGGTTTTCACCAAAGTTCAAGAAGGCCAACTGAGGCCAGGGAGAGGGATAGCACACTGCATTCCTTATAAGGGGGCCCTGAGAGGACACTATGTGAAGCTTTGAAGGTAAAGCCCAAGTTACAGTGGAGACCTAAGAATGTCAGCTGTGTTCACCAGGGCAAGCTGTAGGCACAGTGTGGAGCTGGCTtggacgggggtggggtggggggcctCCCGCAGGACTGGAGGAGTGTAGAGTGACTGAAGGCTGCTGCACTGCCTGATGGACATGGAACTAAAGGATTTGGTATTTGCCCAGCTTGTTTTCAGTTTTGCCTGGTCTGATCATTCCCCACTATTCACCGCTTTACCAAATGAGATGATTTCTTTAGTACCATTGTATTCTGGATATATGTAATGTGTTATTTTATAAGGGCACACACTTAAGAGGCTGTTTGAGTTTTGGAGGAGACTTTGGACCATAGAACAGTGCTGAAACATAACACTATGAGGAGTTCTGAGTTGAAATGTATACATTTTGCAGTATGGGATGGCCAGCAGCCAATGGGGCCGGAGATGGAATGTCATGATTTGAATTGATGTGTACCAGTGACAAGGGTCACTTAGGATAGCCaatcttcattttaatttgaCTGGTTTAGAATCACCTTAGAGGCAACACACCTCAGGGTATTTTTGAGGGTGTTTCCAAAGAGGATTCACTATAAAGGAAGATCCTGAATGTGGATAACATCAACTGGTAGTGTctgggtcccagactgaataaaaagggagaaagtaAGCAAAAGTAAGCTGAGCAGCAGCGCTTGTCTCCATGCGGcgtccatctctgtctctctgcggggtccatctctgtctctctgtggcatacatctctgtctctctgcggggtccatctctgtctctctgcggggtccatctctgtctctctgcggggtccatctctgtctctctgtggcgtacatctctgtctctctacggggtcaatctctgtctctctgcggggtccatctctgtctctgcgGGAtccatctctgtatctctgcggggtccatctctgtctctctgtggcgtacatctctgtctctctgcggggtccatctctgtctctctgcgggatccatctctgtctctctgcggggtccatctctgtctctctgcggggtccatctctgtctctctgtggggtccatctctgtctctctgtggcgtacatctctgtctctctgcggggtccatctctgtctctctgcgggatccatctctgtctctctgcggggtccatctctgtctctctccggcattcatctctgtctctctgcggagtccatctctgtctctctgcgggatccatctctgtctctctgcagcatccatctctgtctctctctgcttcctggcagtgTATGCAATGTGGCAGCTGCCTCATGGCCCCACACCATGCCTTCCCATTATGATGGGCTGTGCCTTCAGACTGTAACCCAAATGTGCCTTCCCTGCTTTAAGTTATTTTGTAACTTTTTCTGTCTCAGCAATAAAAGTAATGAACACCCCTCCTACCACATGCACAGACACCTGCACGCGAGCAagagcacagacacacagacacagacaaacacacatgcacacacacctcacatagAGCTGAAGGAGCTTCCTGCCAGCTATTTTCGACTGGTTTCTATTATGTACAATCTGGGACATCGGCCCATgggatggtgtcacccacattcagcttGGGGGCCCATCACTAGCCCAGTGCAGTTGGCATTGCTAACTTTAAGCAAGCCTCAGTAGTAATGATGTAAGCTCCTATGATGTAATGGCCGTGGTGCCCAGTCCACCTTCACAGGGAAGATGGGACTTGCTCATTCATGTaaacatttactgagcacctgCTATGAGTCAGATTAACAGTGCTAGAGAACCATGATGCATACATCCAAGGAATGCATGATCCTGGGGCAAGGGATATGCAAcagaaaagcaagggaaacaagtGTGTAAATATCCATTGTGACAAGTGAATAATACACACAAGGCAGCTCTTTTAGATTCAAGCCCACTCTCGTCTCAGAGCCCTGACCTAAACTCACTATTATGCCATCTAGTGCTTAAAAAAATGCTTACCAAGTATtccaaatatataaatgtatatttggagtatatatatatatatattatgcatatatgtatttatcagatagtttaaaatgaaaatcaattgtatgtgcatgttcatgtggggggggggagcgtgtgtgtgtgtgtgtgtgtgtgtgtgtgtgtgtgtgtgtgtgtgttcatgtacagaTGTGTACATTCATATGgcagtcagaggtcaactttggggattgttctcaggagccatctaccttatttttgacaTAGGTGCTTTCATTGAGACCCAGGTCTAACCAGTTAGGCTGAGCTGCTGCCTGTGAGTTCTcatgatctgcctgtctctgcctcttaggcactgggattacaagcgcaCACAACCAACCAaccttggctttttatgtgagtgatgggaattgaactcaggtccacttttactattaagccatctccccagctatgtaaataaaaatttttgttgttttgttttttaagacagggtttctctgcgtaacagccctggatgtcctggtactcactctgtagaccagactggcctccaactcacagagatccacctgtctctgggattaaaggtatgtgccatcattaCCTGTcaaacttttatttatattaatcttcTTGCTAAAGTAGAGAAGTAACAAAATGGTATTCTTAAACATGTTAGTTTTTCTAaatactttaagaaaataaaactacattaaAAAGTTGGAGTTCATTGAATAAATACTGTCTATAGTGATAAAGGACAACTGTAAAGTACTGAATCTACTTTCCATCAATCTGGTTGGTATTCCTAAAATGGCTCAGAAAGAATAGAACCACTGAAGTAATTAAGAAACATCCTGagattttaaacattaatttggAGGTGgttgacacattttaaaaaaaacttctcaCCATTTGTCATAGCCCTAAAACCCAAGAATATAATCATAAACCAAACTGGATGCCTAACTTTTTCATTGACAAACATTTGCCTAACACCTGCGACATACTTCCTACTCCCTCAAAGAGGTCACATGATGGTGGGCACAGTTttgacaaaaaagacaaaaaggtaTGAATTAAGCATGAGAAACCCATCACAGTGCTGGGTTGTGATGCACacgcctctgatcccagcactcagaggcagaggcaggcggatctctgagttcaaggccagtgtggtctacagagtgagttccaagacagctaggactacacagagaaaccctgtgtcgaaaatcaagagagagagagagagagagagagagagagagagagagagagagagagagaagaaacccaTCAAGTAGCACATTCAACCCATTGTATTTCTTGTGCCCAAAACCCACATTTCTATGACTAGCTATGTCTTTATCCTGCTCTTCAGACTCATCAGTCAGCATTACTGGTTGGAGCTTAAATAGCCCCTTGTTTCTTTACAAAATAGATGAACTTTCTACAGTTCTGTCTCCAGACCTTAGTTTCACCCCAGGGTAATCATACCTCCCAGGCTCCCAGCACGTGAGATGAGAACCCTCACCTCCGGGAAAGACTGCACACCCATTTCAAGGGTGGGAACACTGTTTAACACACAGGGCTTCCATCTCATCGCAGTTTCCCAGTTGACTTTCTAAAATACACTAGAGACAGGGATCTCAAGGACTCCTGGGTGGCCCCTTGCCCAAACCCCCCAAACATACTGTTTTGAACGTTGTCCCCTCAGTCCCAGCGACTGTAGGACAATAAGTGCTAGGAAGGCCAGACACTCACACTTCCTGTGGATGCCTCCATCCCACTGTCTGTGCTCCAAAGCATCCCAAGAGGAACATGCTTCGAAGCGAATTCATGTATTCTCCTGTGAGATCATCACCTCTGTACATTCTGATGAAGCCATGCACAAGAGTTAATGTTGAGAATAAATTGCACAAAACTGAGGTTggcctatttgtttatttttagtaggACATGGCTGGGGGAAGAAAACCTTATCAATGGCagcagctatttaaaaaaaaaaaaagcttgaggTTGATttggaaaaacaacagaaacacagaaacaaaaacacagaaaaatgagtAAGACAAAATGATGCTAGGTCCCCACCCCTTTCCCTGGCTTTTAGCAGAAACACCTCCAGTTGTAGAGATAAGACCACAAGTGATGGCTGGGCTGAGCTACATAATGTACCAGGCAGCTCCTAAAGAATTAAAAGGACTCCTCCAACTCCAATAAATGCATGCCATACAAAGGGaaatgggttttggtttttttgtaacAAATAACACATTTAGGACTTGATGTTTTTCAGAGAACAATAAGGAAGGctgtagccacacacacacaaaattatttttctgctttgaaTTACAATTTAACCGGAGTACAAGCAAATGCAAATtaaatgtatgcatatttatGATTTCACTGGCTGGGTGACAGGGCCACCTTTAGCGGCTGCCTTTATTTACCAGAACAAAACCACTCTGCATTTGTTTCTAGTCAAACAAGTCCCTTTCTTCAAGCCCTGGTTAAAACAAAGTATTAATTATGTATCTGCTGGTGTATCTTAGTCTTGAGAAAAATAGTATATGAACGAGAATGGACATTTTTCTCTATGATTCTATTTATTTAgacaatatttaaaaacataaataggaAACCATATACCTGCCCTACAAATCACTGGCAAACAGAAGTTTTCAACAAATCTCTATGTTCCCTAAAAGTCAAAACTGTACCCCCAATGTAAATCCTGGCACAGCTTGATAATAAACCCTTTAACAAGGCTACATTAGCTCTGGCCTTGGGCCAACATCCATGTGACCACGAGTGGGTCAGTTCATTTCCTAACTCTTCAGCTTTCATACCTGTAAATGGTGCATCTCTAAACAAGTTAATGTTGCCATTTGAATTCTTTATCAAGAGGAAAGGTATCCCAACCCCTAGAAACGGCAAGGTCTATTAGAATATTTAAGATGCACCGTATTTCCTGTCTCGTTCTTcctttcataaaacaaaacaaaacactttttttttttttaatataagaaggagtggaaagagaagaaaattcttaAGGGGAACAGAAACTAGGGTGGTTTCACTAATTAGGTTCCTTCTCCAAAACCATGGAGCCAGTGTTAGTATCGACTGAAACGGACCTCAGCACCCTTGAGTAAAAAGGAGAGGTTGGTTTCTCAATCTCCAGACAAGCTCTTTCACAGAACGACACAAGTCAGTTTCTAAGGATGGATTCTTCAGCAGCTATTAGTAACAGGAGGTGGAAGGACATGAAAAAGAGCATGACACGGATGGCATGAGAAAGAGATAAACTGTTTCATGCAATGGACTCAGCAATCAACATGGGTGATCAGCAACGGGCTCCTGAGAAGGCACAACTCACCTCACAGTAAAATGATCTTCTGTGAGGGGGAAATTTACATGTGAGGTACCGGCTGTGTTACAGCATGCTTTCCGTACAAATGATTTCATTCACTTCCATTAACTtaacagctggggggggggggggcattggtATTTACTATATGCAAACtacaaagcttttaaaaaaatgcccaggaggtggtggcacacgcctttaatcccagtacttgagaggcagaggcaggtggatctgagttcaaagctagcctgatctacagagtgagctccaggacagtcagggctacacagataaaccctgtctcaaaataccaaattaattaaatgaatcaataaataaatgtatacatatactgTTGGAGTATTAAACCAACTTGTATCTGAGAGTGCTTTACCCTGAAAACTGTAAGGTCAAATAGAAGAACTAAAAGACAGAGGTGGTAGATTAAAACACACTTGTAATTTTCTTTCCCTCCATCAAGTGGTCCACAGTCAAAGTAAGAAAAAGTTAACTGAAGCTGGAATCAATGATTAGCTAAAGCCCTTGGCTGATacaggatagattttttttttcttctcctaaaCTTCAGAAGAAAAGGACCTAAAGGAAGTAATACCACAGTGCTAGACACCACAGAATGCTTTTCAGCTTTAAGctgaaaaagaagcagaaatccatAGGCACTTTTCGTTTTGTATGAAAAAGATGTTAGGCTTGGAGGTGGTATGGTCTGGACAAAAGCTGGCTGGAGTTACAGCCCAGGTCACCAACCAGCATGCTGAACAGCATGACCTCATCCTGATCAGAAGTGGGACAATGACAGAAACACAAAGCCCCAAGCTGTCAGGAGATTAGATGAACTCTCCTCTCAGAACCTCCACTCAGGGCAGAAGGGGTGCACAACTTCCATGCTTGTCTGACCCTGAGTTTCCTCACATCTGCAATATGTGAACAGTAAATCACAATGAGACTGTACTGACCACCATGAAGGCAAGACAAGTCtggtcattaaaaaaacaaacaaaacaagactcaaGTCCTGAGCTGGCTTTGAGTTAGGAACAGTAAAAACCTGGCTGTGACTCTGCAACCACTTGTCATGATGACAAATCCCAGAATCCGAATCTCCCATACCTCCTGTAAATGTGCAATTATCATCTCTCTCATCTCCCTCAGAAAGGgttgaaataaaattagaatactGAAAAGTATTTAAAAGCTGCAAAACACTGATGCAAATATTAGGTGGCGTTCTTCAGTCCCTCCAGTTTTCTTAGTTTGGACAAAAAAATAATGTGGCCGAATCTGTAAGCCCTACACAGCTTTCCTTCCGAAGATGGACATGCCATGCCAAGAGCAGACTGACTGCATTTCCCATCTGTCCTCTGGGGTCTTCACCTTTGCACACGTAACCGGCATTTCCTTCAGCTCAGAGATCTTACATGAACACTTAAGGCTCAGTCTTGAACTTGGTTGGGCAAGATTTTTTCCCCCCAGGGGTTCCTTTCAGCAGGTAGCCCTCTGACAAAAGCTTCCATGAACCCCATTTATTTCATCATACTGGAGTCGAAGGAAAACCAATCCTTGGACTTTGATCTACTCCAACAACTGCAACAACACTGCAGGCTCTCCACAGAACAAGAGGGAAGTCTCCCGGAAGAGAGACAAAAGGGGCCCTCCAAGCCTAAGTTCAAGAGAGCGCAGACCACTTCTTAGGTCAGATTATCAAGTTCTCAGTCCTTATGGGCCATTCATTTTACAGTGGGGACCTCTAACTAGCTGAGAATGTCATCTAGGGGCAGCGTCAGGGGGTGTTACTTGGGGGGTCAGAGTACGTTTCCTTTAAATATCATCACAGTAAATAGCAGATCCTTGTTCGAAGCCCTGATTTCAGTGGGCCTGAGGGAAAAATTCACTGACATACCCTAACAACTTCTCCGGAACAGGTTTCTACCCAAGCATGCTGTGCTCGGCAGACAGCCGGCTTAGGGGGTGGGGGTAAGAAATGAGAACATGCTCATCTGCATAGATGAGAGATAAGCAGACATTTGTGGTCTTCGGTTCTGACGACTCCTGGCACCAGAGCGGCAAATCTAACTCCAGCACTCTCCCACCCGGTTGCCCCATTCAGCCAGTctcccgccccccgccccccgcgcCCCAGATGTTGAAGCACCGAGTTGCCTAGGTCAGTGGAGAGAGGGGACTCGTAAAAGTCCGTGGCTGATTTTAGGATGGAACCATACCTCACCTGTTCCATCCAGCGCCAGAGCCAGAAATCACAAGAACACCGACTCACGCAAGCCCCTCTGGACATCCCAGGGGCGCCTAACAAGTTCGCCGCTGTTGAGTAGCAGGGGAGAGTGACCGGGACACCTCCCACAGCAACCAAACTCAGCAGATTCCCGGGAAACGAGGGAAGGGGCTCTGGCTTAAGTGAGCCGGAGTGATCAGCTGGGGTCACTGCCACCCCAGGAATTGGGGTGGGGAGCCGGTGGGTGCCCACGGGGAGTGCGCAGCTGAGGTCCCCCCAGGACCGAAGGTCCTGGTTCAGTGACCACGGGCGCCCCCTCCACGTCACCCCCAGCACAACTCAGGCAGTCAAAGTGGCAGGGTGGAGAGCAGGTCAGGTCTCAGCAGAGACACAGAGCCCCAGGCGCGGCGGCTGGGGAGGGTGTAGGCAGGGTTGCCGGGGACGCGCAGGAAACTTACCTCCCCCCGGCCGGCGTGCTGGAGCCTCGGCGGCCAAGACCAGTTGCGCCACGGCGGGCAAGTTGTCGGGATGTCGTGGGTTCCCTGGTAGCTGCGGCGGGCAGCGGGCGGGGCGGAGCCGGGGCAGCGCCGGAGGCGGCAGGTGCCGGGCCCTGCCGCGGGGCCACACTCGGCTCGGACACGCGGTGACGGGGACGCGCGGCTGCGAGTGTGCAATGCGCGCGCGCCGCGGCCGGTGTGCGTGTCCCCGCGTTCCCCTTCCTTCCCGCCGCTCCTCTCGCCGGCAGAGTAGCAAGCGGACCACCAGACCCGGCAGCTGCGGGCGACAGCGCGAGGCAAGATCTGGGGTGGAGGCCGAGGAGTGGCAGCACCCGCCGGCCTCGGGTCCCCGCACGGCGCGCCGGAGTCCGAGCGAGGCAGGCGGCGAGCAGGCTGCGCGGCGGCCGCGACTCCCGGAGGCTGCAGGCCCCGCCCGCCGGCCGCCCAagctcttccccttttctctccaccCCCTGCTCCATCCCGCACGCCCTGCAGGGAAGCCAGACCGGTTTGCAGCAGTAGCGCGGCCCGCGGAGTCGGTGCGTGGGGACTGTGCACCCTGTGCCGCTGTCCGCAACCTGAACGGGAGGGCAGAGGTGAAGCGGCTCCCTGGATTTAGCAGTATCCTCCGAAGCTCCAGGGCTTCTAGGCGCTTCTCGGAGTCTGGAAGCCCACCGCGGAGCACTGGGTTGGGGTAGAGCGTGCCCCTGCCCCAGGCTATGCCTGACTTGAGGAGCCAGCACTTAAGCACAGGCTCCCCCTGTCCACGAGGAAGGGACAGGCAAAGGTTTTGAGACCACCGCTGCCCCCCTTCTAAGGATAGCAGGTGCTTTAAGGAAGGTAAAC
Protein-coding regions in this window:
- the LOC118578080 gene encoding uncharacterized protein LOC118578080, with the translated sequence MLGLEVVWSGQKLAGVTAQVTNQHAEQHDLILIRRIGVGSRWVPTGSAQLRSPQDRRSWFSDHGRPLHVTPSTTQAVKVAGWRAGQVSAETQSPRRGGWGGCRQGCRGRAGNLPPPGRRAGASAAKTSCATAGKLSGCRGFPGSCGGQRAGRSRGSAGGGRCRALPRGHTRLGHAVTGTRGCECAMRARRGRCACPRVPLPSRRSSRRQSSKRTTRPGSCGRQREARSGVEAEEWQHPPASGPRTARRSPSEAGGEQAARRPRLPEAAGPARRPPKLFPFSLHPLLHPARPAGKPDRFAAVARPAESVCLATTGD